The following are encoded in a window of Streptomyces sp. SAT1 genomic DNA:
- a CDS encoding chorismate mutase — translation MSTSSTGNGDVDPAVRRELARLRDSIDNIDAAVVHMLAERFKATQQVGHLKAAHQLPPADPGRESRQIARLRALAEDAKLDPAFAEKFLNFIIAEVIRHHERIAEDSAGDRPAPTS, via the coding sequence ATGAGCACCAGCAGCACCGGTAACGGTGACGTCGACCCCGCGGTCCGCCGGGAACTCGCCCGGCTGCGCGACAGCATCGACAACATCGACGCGGCCGTCGTCCACATGCTCGCCGAGCGGTTCAAGGCGACCCAGCAGGTCGGCCACCTCAAGGCCGCCCACCAGCTGCCGCCCGCCGATCCGGGCCGCGAGTCCCGCCAGATCGCCCGGCTGCGCGCCCTCGCCGAGGACGCCAAACTCGACCCGGCCTTCGCGGAGAAGTTCCTCAACTTCATCATCGCCGAGGTGATCCGCCACCACGAGCGCATCGCGGAGGACTCCGCGGGCGACCGGCCGGCACCGACGAGCTGA